A window from Jannaschia sp. S6380 encodes these proteins:
- a CDS encoding ornithine cyclodeaminase — translation MTKHDPNPSRLAMVPFISVDHMMRIVNEAGVAQTIAAIADRIEADFLRWETFDKTPRVPSHSEEGVIELMPTSDGEFYGFKYVNGHPANMARGFQTVNAFGVLARVDNGYPVMFSEMTILTALRTAAMSIVAARHLAPKDARVMAVIGNGAQCEFQSLGFHHCLGIEEVRLWDIDPKATAKAVRNLEGTGLTVTACSSAEEAITGAQIVTTCTADKKQATILTDNMVGAGVHLNAIGGDSPGKTELHRDILMRSDIFVEYPPQTWIEGEIQQLAPEHPITELWRVIAGQVPGRTSRDQITLFDSVGFATEDFSALRHIHAEAMRTGHYVELDLLADPDDPRDLFGMVARAAGQ, via the coding sequence ATGACCAAGCACGACCCCAACCCCTCGCGACTGGCGATGGTGCCGTTCATCTCGGTCGATCACATGATGCGGATCGTCAACGAGGCCGGTGTGGCACAGACCATCGCCGCCATCGCCGACCGGATCGAGGCCGATTTCCTGCGCTGGGAGACCTTCGACAAGACCCCCCGCGTGCCCAGCCATTCCGAGGAGGGCGTGATCGAGCTGATGCCCACCTCGGACGGCGAGTTCTACGGTTTCAAATACGTCAATGGGCACCCGGCGAACATGGCGCGGGGGTTCCAGACCGTGAACGCGTTCGGCGTGCTGGCGCGGGTCGACAACGGCTATCCGGTCATGTTCTCGGAAATGACGATCCTGACGGCGCTGCGCACTGCGGCGATGTCGATCGTGGCCGCGCGCCACCTGGCGCCGAAAGACGCGCGCGTCATGGCCGTGATCGGCAACGGCGCGCAATGCGAGTTCCAATCGTTGGGCTTCCACCACTGCCTGGGAATCGAGGAGGTGCGCCTGTGGGACATCGACCCGAAAGCGACCGCCAAGGCCGTGCGCAACCTGGAAGGGACGGGCCTGACCGTGACGGCCTGTTCGTCTGCCGAGGAGGCGATCACCGGCGCGCAGATCGTGACCACCTGCACCGCCGACAAGAAGCAGGCGACCATCCTGACCGACAACATGGTGGGGGCCGGCGTGCACCTGAACGCGATCGGCGGCGACTCGCCCGGCAAGACGGAGTTGCACCGCGACATCCTGATGCGGTCGGACATCTTCGTGGAGTACCCGCCGCAGACCTGGATCGAGGGCGAGATCCAGCAATTGGCGCCCGAACACCCCATCACGGAACTGTGGCGGGTGATCGCGGGCCAGGTGCCCGGGCGGACGTCGCGCGACCAGATCACGCTCTTCGATTCGGTGGGCTTCGCGACCGAGGATTTCAGCGCGCTGCGCCACATCCATGCCGAGGCCATGCGCACCGGCCACTATGTGGAACTGGACCTGCTGGCCGACCCGGACGATCCGCGCGACCTGTTCGGCATGGTGGCGCGCGCCGCCGGTCAATGA
- a CDS encoding mechanosensitive ion channel domain-containing protein has protein sequence MKDFLSTELYAGRTIGDFLSLEFLASILGSLLAAMLVLFVGFMIAGWVARRIKGLSEQHARLDATLFDFLANIARYVIIGLSFLIVLNTFGIETTSLVAVIGAAGLAIGLALQGTLSNVAAGVMLIFFRPIKLGDFVIINGEMGTVKSINLNYTELASIGNYQIIIPNSEVWGNTITNFSVYDMRQAEWKWGVAYSADLALAEQVIRDTITSDPRFVADPPPTILVDGLNDSSVDFLVRAWVPRTDFFGYWKDMNRDVKIALEAAGIEIPFPNRTLHIVNGG, from the coding sequence ATGAAAGACTTCCTTTCGACCGAACTCTACGCCGGCCGCACGATCGGCGATTTCCTGTCCCTCGAATTCCTGGCCTCGATCCTGGGCAGCCTGCTGGCCGCGATGCTGGTCCTGTTCGTGGGCTTCATGATCGCCGGATGGGTCGCACGGCGCATCAAGGGCCTGTCCGAGCAGCACGCGCGCCTCGACGCCACGCTGTTCGACTTCCTGGCCAACATCGCCCGCTACGTCATCATCGGCCTGTCCTTCCTGATCGTCCTGAACACCTTCGGGATCGAGACGACATCGCTCGTCGCGGTGATCGGTGCGGCGGGCCTGGCCATCGGCCTGGCGCTGCAGGGCACCTTGTCGAACGTGGCGGCGGGCGTGATGCTGATCTTCTTCCGACCGATCAAGCTGGGCGATTTCGTCATCATCAACGGCGAGATGGGGACGGTGAAGTCGATCAACCTGAACTACACCGAACTGGCGAGCATCGGAAACTATCAGATCATCATTCCGAACTCGGAGGTCTGGGGGAACACGATCACCAATTTCTCGGTCTACGACATGCGCCAGGCCGAATGGAAATGGGGCGTGGCCTATTCCGCCGACCTGGCCCTGGCCGAACAGGTGATCCGCGACACGATCACGTCGGACCCGCGTTTCGTGGCCGATCCGCCGCCCACAATCCTGGTGGACGGGCTGAACGATTCCAGCGTCGATTTCCTGGTGCGCGCCTGGGTGCCGCGCACGGATTTCTTCGGATACTGGAAGGATATGAACCGCGACGTGAAGATCGCGCTGGAGGCGGCCGGGATCGAAATCCCGTTCCCGAACCGCACCCTGCACATCGTCAACGGGGGATGA